The following are from one region of the Acidobacteriota bacterium genome:
- a CDS encoding citrate synthase (catalyzes the formation of citrate from acetyl-CoA and oxaloacetate), with product MSSVSTTHASKGLEGVVATTSSICYIDGDKGVLAYRGIDIHDLADHSTFEEVCYLLWFGRLPKADELKSLKQRLAEERKLDASILYRLELLPKHVLPMDVLRTLVSMLSYYDPEFDRNDHDANVHKAIRLTAQLPMLVAHYDRMRKGKAVVEPDRSLSHAANFLLMLNGTAPSPTAERAFDIALILHADHELNASTFAARVTAATLSDMHSAVTSAIGTLKGPLHGGANEAVFKILMDIDKDGADPVEYVKGLLAQKKKIPGFGHRVYHTEDPRATHLRSMSRDLGNASGNPKWFEYSHDIEEFVKADKKLNANVDFYSASTYHTLGIDVDLFTPIFAVSRVSGWTAHVIEQLDDNRLIRPRAEYLGPVYPQKYVGMDRR from the coding sequence ATGTCAAGCGTCAGCACAACGCACGCGTCCAAGGGGTTGGAAGGGGTGGTCGCGACCACCTCGAGCATCTGTTATATCGATGGTGACAAAGGCGTACTCGCCTATCGTGGAATCGACATTCACGACCTCGCCGATCATTCGACGTTTGAGGAAGTCTGCTACCTGCTGTGGTTTGGGCGACTGCCGAAGGCCGACGAACTCAAATCGCTGAAGCAGCGCCTGGCGGAAGAACGCAAGCTGGATGCATCCATCCTGTACCGACTGGAACTGCTGCCCAAGCACGTCCTTCCGATGGATGTGTTGCGGACCTTGGTGTCCATGCTGTCGTATTACGATCCAGAATTTGACCGCAACGACCACGACGCAAATGTGCATAAGGCCATCCGATTGACAGCCCAACTGCCCATGCTGGTGGCTCATTACGACCGGATGAGGAAGGGAAAAGCGGTGGTTGAGCCGGACCGATCGCTCTCTCACGCCGCCAATTTTCTGTTGATGTTGAATGGAACCGCGCCTTCGCCAACCGCTGAGCGGGCATTCGATATCGCGCTCATTCTGCATGCGGATCACGAATTGAATGCTTCGACGTTCGCGGCGCGCGTCACGGCAGCCACGCTTTCCGATATGCACTCCGCGGTGACGTCCGCGATCGGCACGCTGAAGGGACCTCTGCATGGAGGAGCGAACGAAGCGGTGTTCAAGATCTTGATGGACATCGACAAGGATGGAGCGGACCCGGTGGAGTACGTAAAGGGACTGCTCGCGCAGAAGAAAAAGATTCCGGGCTTCGGGCATCGCGTGTATCACACCGAAGATCCGCGCGCGACCCACCTGCGGAGCATGTCACGGGATCTGGGGAATGCGAGTGGGAATCCGAAATGGTTTGAGTATTCGCATGACATCGAAGAATTCGTGAAGGCCGATAAGAAACTGAACGCGAATGTCGACTTCTATTCGGCGTCTACGTACCACACACTGGGAATCGATGTGGATTTGTTTACGCCGATCTTCGCTGTGTCGCGCGTCAGCGGATGGACGGCACATGTCATCGAACAATTGGATGACAACCGGCTGATTCGTCCGCGCGCGGAGTACCTGGGGCCGGTGTATCCACAGAAGTACGTGGGGATGGACCGGCGGTAG